A segment of the Arachis hypogaea cultivar Tifrunner chromosome 5, arahy.Tifrunner.gnm2.J5K5, whole genome shotgun sequence genome:
TAGCTTCATATTCTAATTTTATAATGAGAcattttgcttatttttgtttcTATCTCTGAACAAAATTGTATCATGATGCCGTTGTATTTTTGTCATGAGATAATTGCCAAACAATGTTGAAGGGTATATACGATCAACCATGCTTGTTAcatgtacataaaaaattagctaCTTGTATAGAatgttgaaatacaaaatacatattgaaaaacGAGTTAAATATTACATGTGTTTATACACAATTACACGGTGGCTGATTTTTCATATGCACATAGCATTTTTAACACAATTTACCCATAATTACTCATGCATGTAGTGAATGATAAAAGCATTTTCCTAATATGTGCATTCAATTTCTTAAAAAGGATTGCTCTGAATATGGTTGAGAGTGCCAAGAATGAAGAAAACAATGCTTCCATTGAAGCAGAAAACGCTCCTTTGTTACATCTACATGAATATCTCAGAACTAGGCCAAGTGAAAAAACCCTGAAAGCTTGGAAGATTCTAAGAGACCTTGTGAGGAGAAACTTCTCTATTGTGTATCACCCTGCACGTCATGGACTGATGAGAGATGCTTTAAAACACCTCCTCAATTTGCCACCGGAAGAAGGAGTATCTTTGAGAACAATGTCAATATTACAGCAACTTTCAAAAAGTTTTGCTCAGTGGAGTTTGGACTATGACAATGTCATTCTAAAAATCAAGTCACCGGACGAGAAAGCAAAAGAGGATCTCATTAGAGAGGTCAAGGAAATAGTGACGGATGAGAAGGCTCTGTGCACTAAGTTGGCCACTTtggagcaaaagaagagagagcTTGAAGAGCAAATCAATGCAGTAAAAGATGAGAGGGACACCCTTGCTAAGAGAAAGCGAGTAGTGCTTAAGAGTGGAAAAGTGCTAAGTGAAAGGGATGGTTTGAAGAATCAAGTGCCAAGGTTGAAAGCTGAGAAAGAATTGACAAAGGTAACAGAAGCTAATATTGAAGCTGAATGGTCAAAGCTTGGAAAACAAGTCCTTGAAAGCACAAGTTTTGTTGAAGATTGGATCTAGCCATACAGCCAGGAACATGGAAATATTGCACCTTTGTGTTAGCCAATGAAGCAATACTTGTCTTCTTTTTAGGGGTAAGATAACCTTAGGAGTCATTTTAGAGACAccattgcattgaaacttgaaagCAAAGAATATTTCTCCatttgataatatatttttttaaagaaatatataAGAATGAAAATATCAGTACTCATGGTCAATAAAGCCTGTGAGTTTCAGCTTTCAATATTATTAGTCCATATATTATGTATCATGTATGATGTAACTGAAAATAGAATATTACTTGTGATGTAAAAAGCTAAATGCGCGACTATTAGAGTTCCTtcatacaagaaaacaaaaaatataaataaaatgacCTTGAATAAATCTGCTTTTATTAGCACTATAACCATCTAGCATCATGTCAGGCTTTGCTCTTAATAAACCTGACTTGTCATGTAGTTAATTGGTTTGAGTTTGGTTTGCATTTTGCTATAGACTTTCTTTAAAGTACTAAATTTAACTTGTTATTTAATCTGATATGGCTTGAAACTTGTTAAAgatctgataatttttttttacaaaaataaaaatatttatatgtaatatatcatatttaatatttataaaaaaatttaaacttaaaaaatatgtaaaatatacaaaagtatttatatatttaattagtaaaCTTACGTCTGACTTATTAGCATATTAAGATTTTTATAAGAGCTCATTTGTGCCTATTTTATAATAGGTCAAGTCAAATCAGACTAAACACGGCCAAACTTCAAGCCCTTGACACACGTGACATTTTTCCACCCCTAACCACAAACTCCCTGAAACctctaacaaaattttaaagtttaaattaattgcTGTGCGTTACAGTGTAGCATAAAAACCCTTCACTTTCCTTCACTAAGATATTCTAAAGATTGTACTCGATGCACTGGCCAAAAATTTTCGGAACAAACAAAGCTATTGTTCTTCTTTGTTAGCAGGTAAGGTAAGCCATCTCACCCTCTACTTCTATTTTTTAAAAGGCAGTTAATCTTTTCAGGTTTCTTCCTTTCACAAGTTTTGCATGTTAATTGCTAGATAAAATACCCTGGAAGTTTCCTTGTTTTATACTCTAGCTTGATATTCTAATTTTATGCTTCTGAATTTTGATCCTCTTGAATCGCTAGAAATATCATCAGGTAACATGCCATTTTATTATCTCGATACATGCATTACTTGCTTATTTAATCATTTGGTTTTTCAATAACAATGA
Coding sequences within it:
- the LOC112801824 gene encoding uncharacterized protein, with protein sequence MVESAKNEENNASIEAENAPLLHLHEYLRTRPSEKTLKAWKILRDLVRRNFSIVYHPARHGLMRDALKHLLNLPPEEGVSLRTMSILQQLSKSFAQWSLDYDNVILKIKSPDEKAKEDLIREVKEIVTDEKALCTKLATLEQKKRELEEQINAVKDERDTLAKRKRVVLKSGKVLSERDGLKNQVPRLKAEKELTKVTEANIEAEWSKLGKQVLESTSFVEDWI